The following DNA comes from Ricinus communis isolate WT05 ecotype wild-type chromosome 10, ASM1957865v1, whole genome shotgun sequence.
AATCTAAACACATGTTTTTCTCATAATTCTGCAAGGTGGATTTGAACAAGAACTCGTCCATTAAAAGTGGCATCCCTTAAAGTAGCTTTCAGTTGGAACTTTAAAACACTTCAACAAACCTGCAATAAAATCAGAGGCATAATTAACAATATTTTGTCTAATTTTTTCAGGCTCTTAAAATCTCAACTGCGTTTCAGACTGatagacaaaaaataaaaacaattcaTTGTAAGCTTTCTTTATGGTTGGCAGGTTTTTACTACTCACATGCAATCTGCTGTGTTAATCACAAAAGAATTCGAGTTTTAGAAACTTTCGTGAGAGTGGACAAGCGAGTTGGCAGGGCAACCgttgtattttttcttttcctgtcTTTCTAGAATTTGACGTCTTCTTATCCTTCAGTGAAATCTAAAGTTACTGCTTGATCAAATGTTAACTGgattttattgctttttcATGATTGTGAAAGGCTATCCACTATATAATAATGTCAACTAATTATGGTAAATATATCATTTCATAACTAGTCATTTTCTGATCAATGATCACCCATAGTCAAACTTAACAGAGTTTAAAGAATAATTCCTTTTTCTGTCAGTAAAGTGAATAACCTAATAAGGATTCTCCTTTCTTTATCATTAAATCAATCGACTCATTACTTGCGATTacagatattattttttattaaaaaatatttctacaGTGCATTTATAGACTTAATTTGGTGGCTGTATAATATTTCAACTTGAATAAATAAACAGTTATATTCAAGTCCATCGTTGTAATCTTGACAAAAAATCCAAATTTTAaagtctttttttcttaaagtaGTCCATCAGTTCATTTGTTTAATCCTATAAAACATTATggttttgatatataaaatttttcagtttttatagAAGTATCTTATAAACAAATTTCAAGCCAATTCTAAGTGTTGGGTTTTCCAAGCTTTCTCTTTTGCTTGCATACTAGCTATCCTTTTAAGATTACATGTTATTAGAAAATTAGATATTGAGAGAGACCAACGTTGCAAGTCGCTTTTCTATTAATTGGCAAACAGAAACAAGTACAGCAATATTACagaaatatttcaattatcaGTTATTCCTTGGGAATTAATTACGAATCATGACAAAATCTTACATATTTTTAAGAGACTAATGGATTAATCATGTTCTGGCATCCAAGGCCATGATGGTGCTAAGATTCATAGGGACCATGTAATTGGTAGTGCCAGAGAATATTTGTTCAACAATCAACCTATTTGCCTTCTCAGATGGATGAAATGGATCCCAGAACGCATAAAGGCCTCGATTCGGACACAAATTTGATGCTAATGTGCACAGTCCAAGACCATTATATGGTCCTTGTCCACAACAGGCAACCTTTGATGTAGTAAATCCTGCATaccaaattataaattaatctcAAGTTTTCTTCCTCTATAACAAGGACTTAACTGCTGGTGTAATGATTATTAGATTTTAGCATATGTACCATATGCTTGGGGACTACTGATGAAGTCCATATGCATTTGTTGTGTATTTGCTCCAATAAAGACAGTTTTACCGATCTTTCTGTTTAATCCATTCAGCATTTGAACAAGTTGTGGGTTGTACAAGGAAGCAGCTCGCTGAAGTTCCGCTGAGCAGCCACCATTATTTGCTCCCCGCATAGCTAGTTCTGCTGGGACACAGCCCAATGGTCCAGTGCCTGTCACGAGTACTCTTCGTGCTCCTAGTTTATATAGCGCCTAAGGTgtaataacaaaaacaagtgaattaaaagaaaatatttcttttagaaatgataaaagaacATAGCATGTTTGAACTTCCACTTAGCGGTTCCTGTCAGGTTATAATACATCCCACACAAATTACATTATAGGCCAAGTGCTGTATATTAGGAAATTACCATTAATAACTTTTTGTACTCTGAAATGAGATACTTGACATAATCCGGCAACGCAAATTGGCGAGACCTGGCAGAATAGGGAACCAAGTAATAGTTGTTCACAAAGTCATTGCCACCAACAGTGATGAGGACAAGTGCTCCATTTACAAGTCGCTTAGTTCGACTACTTCCGATAAGAGCACGAACCCGCCTCTGGTATTCTCCGAAGTATTGAAATTGTCTATACATTCTGATAATGTTCAGCTGCAAATATAATGGGCTTGATTAGTTCATAACCAAAAATAGGGGTCTCAAACTATATTTGCATATAGTGAGGTTTATGTTATAATTAATGCAATTAGTATATATCATGTTGTTTAATTGAGTTTAGCTATAGAGACGAAGTAATTTAGGCCGTTGGTGTAAACTTACAAATTGAACACCAGTGTCATTGAGGATTCCAATTCCAGCAGAAGCAAAATTGGCACCATTGAGCAACCTTTTTCCTGTTAGTTCCGGACTCAGATAGGGCAATACAGGTTCAGATCCGATTCGCTCGCCTGAGTTCACATGAAAGTTATATCTACATCATGAAGCATTATATCTACACATTTATTTATCCATAGATGGGACGGATTATGTGCATGCTTGCTACATTCATACATTGGAATAAAATGGAACGTCAtgtgaatataaaagaatcatttctgcataaatattaattcagGATGATTAAAAAGTAATTGCATAAGTAGTTAGtaacaataacaaaattaacCTAACTGATAATGTCAGGAATGTTAAGGCCATTGGAGAAACGGCCAGTAGCACGATGAGTTGGATAATCAATTCCATAAGGATAAGAATCAGCACGAGCGGTGGTTGCAAGGTAGTTGTTGTTGCCACTGTCAACAAGTGAATCCCCAAACACAAAGAATGCTCTAGCCTCAGCTTGCATAGAACAAATTTCTAATGCCAAAACAATGCCTGAAAAAATCATCAGGATTGATGAAACTGAAGTAGCCCTTAACATGATAAATTAatccaagaaaataacaaataaatgaataaataaatacagcTAGTTGGATATGGATGTTAGGGtgaaacaattttaaaatggaGATGGGTTTATATAGATTGTAGAACAAAAAGGACAGGGTAGTTGTGTGTTTGCAACTACTTGTAGCAAGTTTTGGAATTCATGGACGCTACGTCTATCCAATAATTTTTGTACGTTTATCGTCAGAAATCTACTTGTTTGTGCCGTCATGTTCAGTTCATCATAAAAGTTAGCTTTTCCATTGCCAGTTCATGTGATTCACTAGCTGTTTCATAACTAAGCATTTCTATCAAGCTTTGCTTCTTTAACTTCTAGTAGTACTGAATCTCAGTGGCTAATTAAAcatatcaaagaaaatattggTAATTACTTGTATGAGAAGAAGAATATGATTATGTTGCCTCACAATATTAAATGATCAATcacaaggaaaaggaaaagtgCGCAGTTGTtgagagaaagagagggatAGGTGACTGGTGCAATATTAAAGATCATCACACTGAACAAACTCAATTTTTTAGGACCATTTCAACACATCAATTcctcagaaaataaccccacaatataatatattatatatatatggatttatatatattattaaatagcTAGGAAGGAAGAAACCTTTTCACTTTTGTAGAGAATGCAATAAAGTTAATTAGCTAGGTCTTGGAGTCCAAGGCCAATATGGTGCAGAAATTCATCGGGCTCGTGCACTCAGTGGAGCCAGTCAAAATCTGTTGAACAATGTATCTGTTTGCTTTCTCTATGATAGAATAGGCGCATCTCGGTTAGGGCACAAATTTGAGGT
Coding sequences within:
- the LOC8258670 gene encoding GDSL esterase/lipase At5g18430, with amino-acid sequence MLRATSVSSILMIFSGIVLALEICSMQAEARAFFVFGDSLVDSGNNNYLATTARADSYPYGIDYPTHRATGRFSNGLNIPDIISERIGSEPVLPYLSPELTGKRLLNGANFASAGIGILNDTGVQFLNIIRMYRQFQYFGEYQRRVRALIGSSRTKRLVNGALVLITVGGNDFVNNYYLVPYSARSRQFALPDYVKYLISEYKKLLMALYKLGARRVLVTGTGPLGCVPAELAMRGANNGGCSAELQRAASLYNPQLVQMLNGLNRKIGKTVFIGANTQQMHMDFISSPQAYGFTTSKVACCGQGPYNGLGLCTLASNLCPNRGLYAFWDPFHPSEKANRLIVEQIFSGTTNYMVPMNLSTIMALDART